Proteins from a genomic interval of Anatilimnocola floriformis:
- a CDS encoding glycosyltransferase family 2 protein, with protein sequence MDLSVIVPIHNELENIPVLHERVTTALAPLGLDFELVLVDDGSKDGSTQLLRELSEQDKRVRVIELRRNFGQSAAMLAGIRESSGNYVVTMDGDLQNDPTDIPRMIAKLGEGYDLVHGWRRDRKDRWLDRKLPSLLANKLISNVTKFTVHDLGCTLKAFRREVAVELELYGEMHRFIPILADMRGAKCFEMEVQHHPRIFGKTKYGIDRTLRVLLDLITVAYLKRYAASPMKLFGRWALLCCVISIAMITTTALHAVLTQTMSAPLLVGSILVTGLAAQFFAFGWVAEVASRIYFAGREESVYAVRHRWDQRATAAQQTAAKSGIWRKAG encoded by the coding sequence ATGGACCTGTCCGTCATTGTTCCGATTCACAATGAGCTTGAGAACATTCCCGTCCTGCACGAGCGCGTCACCACGGCGCTCGCGCCGCTGGGGCTCGATTTCGAACTGGTGCTCGTCGACGACGGCTCGAAAGACGGCAGCACGCAGCTGCTGCGCGAGTTATCGGAACAAGATAAACGCGTCCGCGTGATTGAGCTGCGCCGCAACTTCGGCCAGAGCGCTGCCATGCTCGCCGGCATTCGCGAGAGCAGCGGCAATTATGTGGTGACGATGGACGGCGACCTGCAGAACGACCCGACCGATATTCCGCGAATGATTGCCAAGCTGGGCGAAGGTTATGACTTGGTGCACGGCTGGCGACGAGATCGGAAAGATCGTTGGCTCGATCGCAAATTGCCGTCGCTGCTGGCGAACAAACTGATCTCGAACGTGACGAAGTTCACCGTGCATGATCTCGGTTGCACGCTGAAAGCGTTTCGCCGCGAAGTGGCCGTGGAACTCGAACTTTACGGCGAAATGCATCGCTTCATTCCGATTCTCGCCGACATGCGCGGCGCGAAGTGCTTTGAAATGGAAGTGCAACATCATCCGCGGATCTTCGGCAAAACCAAATACGGCATCGATCGGACGCTCCGCGTGCTGCTCGATCTGATCACGGTTGCCTATCTGAAGCGGTATGCGGCGAGCCCGATGAAATTGTTTGGTCGCTGGGCGCTCCTTTGCTGCGTGATTTCGATCGCGATGATCACCACCACGGCTCTGCATGCCGTGTTGACGCAAACGATGAGTGCGCCGCTGCTGGTCGGCAGCATTTTGGTCACTGGCCTGGCAGCCCAGTTCTTTGCCTTTGGGTGGGTGGCCGAAGTGGCATCGCGGATTTACTTCGCGGGGCGTGAAGAATCGGTCTACGCCGTCCGGCATCGCTGGGATCAGCGGGCTACTGCAGCACAGCAAACAGCAGCCAAGTCGGGCATTTGGCGGAAGGCGGGCTAA